From the genome of Streptomyces sp. NBC_01341, one region includes:
- a CDS encoding lysyl oxidase family protein has product MSIRTPRNRLWRPVVAAAAAITVTAGVVAAAPDGKKAGPVPQLGLVAASTSVTLDSWKEEPGVYLDLGTYLTAAGGPFELRVTRKGYNDPVVAAQVVHEGRKTRTKVLPKGVVKDFTGLTDFIRITVRDASGKTVVTRTESFCPNNASGRIRPDAPARSKYPESCPTNPFTLGSVWGVENGWAANTYAGYYGKPVLIPAGKYTAEVAVTKRYRDLFKIADKPQKIRLTVRERSFEEENPTAPAAGAHAAHGSGHMDHTGHSGMAPARTPAPVAPTTGAGPSYNVGHGPFPPAPAAVPWAVKRQGLRATTGDGPGRTDGSRRAPAAQPEAARPTGRATVPDVPKPDLRSLPAYGITIGGGDPATPGRDYLAFSANVWNAGPAQLVVDGFRKPGKELMDAYQYFYDAKGKQVGYAPTGTMEWDPRPGHMHWHFTDFASYRLLKADKKETVRSGKEAFCLANTDAVDYTVKNANWHPGNTDLSTACGQENSISVREVLDIGSGDTYTQDLPGQSFDITGLANGTYYIQVLANPEKRLKETNLTNNSALRKVVLGGRPGARTVTVPAHGLVGGN; this is encoded by the coding sequence ATGAGCATCAGAACCCCCCGCAACCGCCTGTGGCGTCCGGTGGTCGCCGCCGCCGCCGCGATCACGGTGACCGCCGGCGTCGTCGCCGCCGCACCGGACGGCAAGAAGGCCGGGCCGGTCCCGCAGCTCGGCCTGGTCGCCGCATCGACGTCGGTGACGCTCGACTCCTGGAAGGAGGAGCCGGGCGTCTACCTGGACCTCGGCACGTACCTCACCGCGGCGGGCGGCCCGTTCGAACTGCGGGTCACCCGGAAGGGCTACAACGATCCGGTCGTCGCCGCACAGGTCGTCCACGAGGGGAGGAAGACCCGGACGAAGGTGCTGCCCAAGGGTGTGGTGAAGGACTTCACCGGGCTCACGGACTTCATCCGGATCACGGTCCGGGACGCCTCCGGCAAGACCGTCGTGACCCGCACGGAGTCGTTCTGCCCGAACAACGCGTCGGGCCGCATCCGTCCGGACGCACCCGCGCGGTCGAAGTACCCCGAGAGCTGTCCCACGAACCCGTTCACGCTCGGTTCGGTGTGGGGCGTCGAGAACGGCTGGGCCGCCAACACCTACGCCGGCTACTACGGGAAGCCCGTCCTGATCCCGGCCGGCAAGTACACCGCCGAAGTGGCCGTGACCAAGCGCTACCGCGATCTGTTCAAAATCGCCGACAAGCCGCAGAAGATCCGCCTGACCGTGCGTGAGCGCAGTTTCGAGGAGGAGAACCCGACCGCCCCCGCCGCCGGAGCCCACGCCGCGCACGGTTCCGGGCACATGGACCACACCGGCCACTCCGGCATGGCGCCGGCACGCACACCCGCGCCGGTGGCCCCGACGACCGGCGCCGGGCCCTCGTACAACGTGGGCCACGGCCCCTTCCCGCCCGCCCCCGCCGCCGTGCCCTGGGCCGTGAAGCGCCAGGGCCTCCGGGCCACCACCGGCGATGGGCCCGGCCGCACGGACGGCTCCCGCCGGGCACCCGCGGCGCAGCCGGAGGCCGCACGTCCGACCGGCAGGGCAACGGTTCCGGACGTGCCCAAGCCCGACCTGCGCTCCCTGCCGGCCTACGGCATCACCATCGGCGGGGGCGACCCCGCCACCCCGGGCCGGGACTACCTGGCGTTCAGCGCGAACGTCTGGAACGCCGGCCCCGCCCAGCTCGTGGTCGACGGCTTCCGCAAGCCCGGAAAGGAGCTGATGGACGCCTATCAGTACTTCTACGACGCCAAGGGCAAGCAAGTGGGGTACGCGCCGACCGGCACCATGGAGTGGGACCCCCGGCCGGGGCACATGCACTGGCACTTCACCGACTTCGCGAGCTACCGGCTCCTGAAGGCGGACAAGAAGGAGACCGTGCGCAGCGGGAAGGAGGCCTTCTGCCTGGCCAACACGGACGCCGTCGACTACACGGTGAAGAACGCCAACTGGCACCCGGGCAACACCGATCTCTCCACCGCCTGTGGCCAGGAGAACTCCATCTCCGTCCGGGAGGTGCTCGACATCGGGTCCGGTGACACCTACACCCAGGACCTGCCTGGCCAGTCCTTCGACATCACCGGCCTGGCGAACGGCACGTACTACATCCAGGTACTGGCCAATCCGGAGAAGCGCCTCAAGGAGACGAACCTGACCAACAACAGCGCCCTGCGCAAGGTGGTCCTGGGCGGCAGGCCCGGGGCGCGCACGGTGACCGTGCCCGCGCACGGCCTGGTCGGAGGCAACTGA